From the genome of Glycine max cultivar Williams 82 chromosome 2, Glycine_max_v4.0, whole genome shotgun sequence, one region includes:
- the LOC100805916 gene encoding protein DETOXIFICATION 27, producing MSKMSSDEALALEEVHHPLLEDYCADGEEKEYFVRRVWNESKKLWNISGPAIFNRVATFSMFVITQAFAGHLGDLELAATSIAINVILGLDFGILLGMSSALDTLCGQAFGAKKYYMLGIYMQRSWVVLSITGVMFLALFLFVTPILKFFGQTSEIAELAGVISLWLIPTHLAYIFYLPMHFFLQSQLKNNVTTWVSLLGLLVHAYLCWLVVNKFHLGVIALVAFGNIAWWLLVLGYFGYVICGGCTLTWTGFSIEAFSGVWEFSKLSTASGIMICLEVWYDKALMLMTGNLQSAKTTIEALTICLTINIWELMFPLSFYAATAVRVANELGAGNGKGAKFASMVSVVTSIIISIFFWLLIMVFRRKLAYLFSSSEVVIKEVDKLSPFLGVTILLNSVQPVLSGVAVGSGWQKYVAFINLGSYYLIGLPLGYLLGFVFRLGVQGVWAGLIFGGPAIQTLILAWVTSRCNWDKQAERARLHLTKWDPNQELIR from the exons ATGTCCAAGATGTCAAGCGATGAGGCTTTAGCATTAGAGGAAGTACACCACCCATTGTTGGAAGACTACTGCGCAgatggagaagaaaaagaatattttgttaGAAGGGTTTGGAATGAATCCAAGAAACTATGGAATATATCTGGCCCTGCAATTTTTAATCGTGTGGCCACTTTTTCCATGTTTGTGATCACTCAGGCTTTTGCTGGTCACCTAGGCGACCTTGAGTTAGCTGCCACTTCCATtgctattaatgttattttGGGGCTCGACTTTGGCATATTG ttgggGATGTCAAGTGCCTTAGACACACTATGCGGGCAAGCTTTTGGAGCCAAGAAGTACTACATGTTAGGCATTTACATGCAACGTTCATGGGTGGTTCTTTCAATCACTGGggttatgtttttggctttgttCCTCTTTGTGACACCTATCTTGAAGTTCTTTGGACAGACTTCAGAAATAGCTGAGCTAGCTGGAGTGATTTCGTTGTGGTTGATACCTACCCACTTggcttatatattttatttacctatGCATTTTTTCTTGCAAAGccaactaaaaaataatgtcaCTACTTGGGTGTCTCTATTGGGTTTATTGGTGCATGCATATCTTTGTTGGTTGGTTGTCAACAAGTTTCATCTTGGAGTGATTGCCCTTGTTGCCTTTGGAAACATTGCTTGGTGGCTTTTGGTGCTAGGTTATTTTGGTTATGTTATTTGTGGTGGTTGCACCTTAACATGGACTGGTTTTTCCATCGAAGCATTCTCTGGTGTTTGGGAGTTCTCCAAACTCTCTACTGCTTCCGGGATCATGATTTG cttAGAGGTTTGGTATGATAAAGCACTTATGTTGATGACTGGGAACCTACAAAGCGCAAAGACTACTATCGAGGCTTTAACCATATG TTTGACCATAAATATATGGGAGTTGATGTTTCCTCTATCGTTCTATGCTGCAACTGC AGTAAGGGTAGCAAACGAACTTGGAGCTGGCAATGGAAAAGGGGCCAAGTTTGCTTCCATGGTGTCAGTGGTGACATCAATTATAATAAGCATTTTCTTTTGGTTGTTGATTATGGTATTTCGGAGAAAGCTTGCGTATTTATTTTCTTCGAGTGAAGTTGTGATTAAAGAGGTAGACAAGCTTTCACCTTTCTTAGGCGTCACAATTCTACTCAACAGTGTTCAGCCAGTTCTATCAG GGGTAGCTGTGGGATCTGGGTGGCAGAAATATGTGGCATTCATAAACTTGGGTTCCTATTATCTTATTGGATTGCCACTTGGGTATTTGTTAGGCTTCGTCTTTCGTTTGGGAGTCCAG GGAGTTTGGGCCGGGTTAATTTTTGGTGGACCGGCTATTCAGACTTTGATCCTTGCTTGGGTTACCTCTCGATGTAACTGGGACAAACAG GCTGAAAGAGCAAGGTTACATTTGACTAAATGGGACCCAAATCAAGAACTGATCAGGTAG
- the LOC100793171 gene encoding glycine-rich cell wall structural protein 1-like has product MATKIPESAEPAMKALLAENAAEGGGGGSAPPAGPGAGPAVPGAGGELAEGTGEVAGEEAGVGAAVGVGVGVVAGGDVAGGGVAAAGGGVAGGGVAGGVGAGAGADLGGGGDGVVVGGCVGAAPGACAKHELARRPKIRRSCKAPEPI; this is encoded by the coding sequence ATGGCTACGAAGATTCCAGAGAGTGCGGAGCCAGCAATGAAGGCCTTGCTGGCGGAGAATGCGGCGGAGGGTGGCGGTGGTGGCTCGGCGCCACCTGCGGGTCCGGGAGCGGGTCCGGCTGTGCCTGGTGCTGGTGGAGAACTAGCGGAAGGGACTGGTGAGGTTGCAGGAGAAGAAGCAGGTGTAGGTGCAGCTGTTGGTGTTGGCGTTGGTGTTGTTGCTGGTGGTGATGTTGCTGGTGGAGGAGTTGCTGCTGCTGGTGGTGGTGTTGCTGGTGGTGGTGTTGCTGGCGGGGTGGGTGCTGGTGCAGGTGCTGatcttggtggtggtggtgatggggTTGTAGTGGGTGGTTGTGTGGGTGCAGCACCTGGGGCTTGTGCTAAGCATGAGCTAGCCAGAAGACCCAAGATCAGAAGAAGTTGTAAAGCACCAGAACCCATCTAG